The following coding sequences are from one Methanococcoides orientis window:
- the prf1 gene encoding peptide chain release factor aRF-1, translating into MVDQSSHQKYEFKKKLESLRGKRGRGTELISLYIPPDKQLSDVVAQLKTEHGQASNIKSKLTKTNVQGAIESIMSRLRYVTVPENGIVYFTGAVDVGANKTNMESTIIEPPQPIITYRYHCDSSFYLDPLEEMLREAKTYGLLVLDRREASIGLLVGKHIEPYRNLTSTVPGKQRKGGQSAHRFQQLRLIAIHDFYKRIGDAASEVFLTVDQKDFEGVLVGGPSPTKEEFESGHFLHHEIEKKMLGLFDVAYTDESGLPELVNAASERLEDLDLMVEKKLMQQFFRELVSDSGKATYGEDNVRENLIIGAVDIMLVSEDLRAERMTVRCTSCDYEKKTTSDFKPGDSKTSLGNCPKCGSYLEVVEKVDVVDELSEMCDQMSTTVEFISTDFEEGAQLLNAFGGIVAILRFNTGI; encoded by the coding sequence GGGGCAAGCGAGGTCGTGGTACTGAGCTTATCTCATTGTACATTCCACCTGACAAGCAGCTCTCAGATGTAGTTGCACAGCTCAAGACAGAGCACGGTCAGGCCTCCAACATCAAGTCCAAACTTACCAAGACGAATGTGCAGGGTGCTATCGAATCCATCATGTCCAGACTCAGGTATGTGACCGTTCCTGAGAATGGGATCGTCTATTTCACAGGTGCTGTTGATGTCGGAGCTAACAAGACTAACATGGAGTCAACCATCATTGAGCCTCCACAGCCAATTATAACATACAGGTATCACTGTGATTCATCATTCTACCTTGATCCTCTAGAGGAGATGTTAAGAGAAGCAAAGACCTATGGTCTGCTCGTTCTTGACAGGCGTGAAGCCTCAATTGGTCTTCTTGTGGGCAAGCACATAGAACCATATCGGAACCTGACCTCAACTGTACCGGGAAAACAGAGGAAAGGAGGACAGAGTGCCCACAGGTTCCAGCAACTTAGACTCATTGCCATACATGATTTCTACAAGCGTATCGGTGATGCAGCAAGTGAGGTCTTCCTCACAGTTGACCAGAAGGACTTTGAAGGTGTGCTTGTTGGTGGTCCTTCACCAACAAAAGAAGAGTTCGAATCCGGTCATTTCCTCCACCACGAGATAGAGAAGAAAATGCTCGGGCTTTTCGATGTGGCATATACAGATGAGTCTGGTCTTCCAGAACTTGTGAACGCAGCAAGTGAAAGGCTTGAGGACCTTGATCTCATGGTAGAGAAGAAACTGATGCAGCAGTTCTTCAGGGAACTGGTGTCTGATTCAGGCAAAGCGACCTATGGTGAGGACAATGTACGAGAGAACCTCATTATCGGTGCTGTCGATATAATGCTCGTATCAGAAGACCTGAGGGCTGAAAGGATGACCGTCAGGTGTACTTCTTGCGATTATGAGAAAAAGACAACCAGTGATTTCAAGCCTGGTGATTCGAAGACAAGTCTTGGTAACTGCCCGAAATGTGGTTCCTATCTTGAGGTAGTGGAAAAGGTCGATGTTGTTGATGAACTATCCGAAATGTGTGACCAGATGAGTACCACGGTAGAGTTCATTTCCACTGACTTTGAAGAGGGTGCACAGCTTCTGAACGCTTTTGGTGGTATCGTCGCTATCCTGCGTTTCAACACAGGCATCTGA
- the argS gene encoding arginine--tRNA ligase has protein sequence MFLDFIEQVTSVLNDAVSSAGFEANDLELGPSQHADLSSRVAFRLASVAKQSPKDVADRIASEIVIPEGSYIGKIEALGPYLNISASRDFIDDVVSGIREKKESFGGNFCEGRILLEHTSANPNGPLHVGHIRNSIIGDTLGRILKRAGYDVELHYYVNDMGRQIAIVSWALEHFEFDESSKPDHAIADVYIKANAELEAHPEKVAEIDKLMQLVESGDEETIERFDKAVGLAVEGIKETLGKMNVSHDEFPKESSFIRSGDVSRIVDEIKATGRTEIDNGALVVDLKDYGFEKTLVIQRSDGTSLYTTRDLAYHEWKGERADRIIDIFGADHKLISGQLKATLNAIGKKEPEFVIFEFVSLPEGSMSTRRGKFISADELFDQVKVRALEEVDKRRPEMPDDFKKEVADMVGIGAVRYDIVKVTPEKSTVFDWKEALDFEKQGGPFIQYSHARSCSILRKAKDEGLWDSEAIIAPSLLVEDSEIALIKKMGMFDNVLDQCTKELKPHMLAIYGRELADAFNQFYRFVSVLNAEEEDVRASRLALVDCARIVLANTLDTLGMGAPDSM, from the coding sequence TTGTTTTTAGATTTTATAGAACAGGTTACATCCGTACTGAACGATGCTGTCAGCTCCGCAGGTTTTGAAGCAAACGATCTGGAGCTTGGACCGTCCCAGCATGCAGACCTTTCGTCAAGGGTCGCATTCAGGCTGGCATCTGTTGCAAAACAGAGTCCAAAGGACGTTGCTGACAGGATCGCTTCTGAGATAGTAATACCAGAGGGTTCCTATATTGGTAAGATAGAGGCATTGGGCCCATATCTGAATATCAGTGCCAGTCGCGATTTCATTGATGATGTCGTGTCAGGTATCAGGGAGAAGAAGGAGTCTTTCGGAGGTAATTTCTGTGAAGGCAGGATACTGCTTGAGCACACTTCTGCTAACCCTAATGGTCCTCTTCATGTGGGACACATAAGAAATTCCATTATCGGAGATACCCTCGGTCGCATCCTAAAACGTGCAGGATATGATGTCGAGCTGCACTATTATGTAAATGACATGGGTCGCCAGATAGCTATAGTTTCCTGGGCTCTTGAACACTTCGAATTCGATGAAAGTTCCAAGCCGGATCATGCTATTGCAGATGTTTACATAAAGGCGAATGCAGAGCTTGAAGCACACCCGGAAAAAGTTGCTGAGATAGACAAGCTCATGCAGCTTGTTGAGAGTGGTGATGAGGAGACAATTGAGCGTTTCGATAAGGCTGTAGGCCTTGCAGTTGAAGGTATCAAGGAAACCCTTGGAAAGATGAATGTCTCCCACGATGAGTTCCCTAAGGAATCAAGTTTCATCAGGTCCGGTGATGTCTCAAGGATAGTGGATGAGATCAAGGCTACAGGACGTACTGAGATAGACAATGGCGCGCTTGTTGTTGACCTTAAGGATTACGGATTTGAAAAGACGCTCGTTATCCAGCGTTCTGATGGTACTTCACTTTATACAACACGTGATCTTGCATACCATGAATGGAAGGGCGAGCGTGCTGACAGGATCATCGATATCTTCGGAGCAGATCATAAACTGATCTCCGGTCAGCTCAAGGCAACGTTGAATGCCATAGGCAAAAAAGAACCGGAGTTTGTTATCTTTGAGTTCGTTTCATTGCCTGAAGGTTCAATGAGCACAAGACGTGGCAAGTTCATCAGTGCTGACGAACTATTCGACCAGGTCAAGGTCCGGGCACTGGAAGAGGTGGACAAACGCCGCCCTGAGATGCCTGATGATTTCAAGAAAGAGGTTGCTGACATGGTCGGTATTGGTGCTGTCAGGTACGATATCGTGAAGGTCACACCTGAGAAATCCACGGTCTTCGACTGGAAAGAGGCTCTTGATTTCGAGAAACAGGGCGGTCCTTTCATACAGTACTCACATGCACGTTCCTGCAGTATCCTGCGAAAGGCAAAGGATGAAGGCCTGTGGGATAGTGAGGCGATCATTGCCCCTTCACTTCTTGTGGAAGATAGTGAAATAGCTCTTATCAAGAAGATGGGAATGTTCGACAATGTGCTGGACCAGTGTACGAAGGAACTGAAACCACATATGCTTGCTATTTACGGAAGGGAACTTGCAGATGCATTCAACCAGTTCTATCGTTTCGTGTCCGTCCTCAATGCTGAGGAAGAGGATGTCCGCGCAAGCCGTCTGGCTCTTGTGGACTGTGCAAGGATAGTTCTTGCTAACACTCTGGACACCCTTGGAATGGGTGCACCGGATTCGATGTAA
- a CDS encoding DUF1294 domain-containing protein, whose product MKLYMYLLLYLFLVNAYAFWLMYSDKKKAIKSQYRIPEKTLFTWALLGGSIGSIAGMQKFRHKTRHPKFRIGMPLIFVVEGYLFFEYVLPVLF is encoded by the coding sequence ATGAAATTGTACATGTACCTTCTCCTGTATCTCTTTTTAGTAAATGCTTATGCTTTCTGGCTGATGTACTCTGACAAAAAGAAAGCCATCAAGAGCCAGTACAGGATACCGGAAAAGACCCTGTTCACCTGGGCATTGCTGGGCGGAAGCATAGGTTCCATTGCAGGAATGCAGAAGTTCAGGCACAAGACCAGGCATCCGAAGTTCAGGATCGGAATGCCTTTGATATTTGTTGTGGAAGGCTATCTCTTCTTTGAATATGTTCTGCCGGTACTTTTTTGA
- a CDS encoding inorganic diphosphatase produces the protein MKVRIETPKFSFFKYQKVDDGYKRVLFSPIPTIFNYGFIEDTLGDDGMEEDAIVLGPRLPQGTLVKLTNPGGVVRFVDDSVQDDKKVFYLVDKYSERLFGLYFRMYALFKRFRYLAFERRIAECRFEGIELFGEE, from the coding sequence ATGAAGGTCCGGATAGAAACTCCAAAGTTCAGCTTTTTCAAGTACCAGAAAGTGGATGACGGGTACAAAAGGGTCCTCTTTTCCCCGATACCCACGATATTCAACTATGGTTTCATTGAAGATACTTTAGGCGATGATGGGATGGAAGAGGATGCCATCGTACTCGGACCCCGCCTTCCTCAAGGTACTCTGGTAAAACTGACCAATCCCGGTGGTGTGGTGAGATTTGTGGATGACTCGGTTCAGGACGATAAGAAAGTGTTCTATCTCGTAGACAAGTATTCTGAAAGGCTGTTCGGATTATATTTCAGGATGTATGCACTGTTCAAAAGGTTCCGTTATCTGGCATTTGAGAGGAGAATTGCGGAATGCAGGTTCGAAGGCATTGAACTATTCGGAGAAGAGTGA